ATCCGTGTTCTGCAAAAGGGAAACTAATATCCCTTTATTTATTGTAGAGgcggggccttgctctgtcaccctgactagtatgcagtggtgcgatcacagctcactacagcctccacccgggctcaaacaatcctcctaccttttagccacccaagtagctgagactataggcacacactgccacgtccagctaattttttttgtattttatgtagacacagggtctcaccatgttacccaggctggtctcaaattcctgggttcaagtgatcctccctccttggcctcctaaagcactgggattacaggcacgagccactgtgctcctggccttattttaattttttagtgacagggtcttgctgtatcacccaggctggagtgcagtggcatgatcatagctcactgcagcctcaacttcctgggctcaagtgatcctctcacttcaccctcttaagtagctaggattacgggcatgcattaccatgcctggctaatttttttattttttgtggagatgggatctcactatgttgcccaggttggtctggaactcctggcccaaatgatcctcccacctcagcctcccaaagtgctgggattacaggcgtgagtgaccatgcccagccaatgccTCTTCTAGATGACATCATTTTAAGTATTACAGAGACACTGGATTAAATAACAGCAAATCAGAAATTATTCCCTCTTCAATCTTCTTGCAGTCCTTCTTGTTATACAAAGAAGGTGGATGCTAACAAGTTCTTAGTATCTCTTTAACCACCTGCTATATCTCCCTTTGTAATGTCAGGGCCAGGGAGTACAGGGAATGGAAGTGGCTAGAATCTAATGACATTGTTATGCTTTTATAGCTGTTGGTTTTTACAGTTACTTTTCCTTTATGCCAAGACATAATGGGTTTTTCGTGTACTTagatgaacattttctttttatataaatatatttagggCTGGGCacgtggctgatgcctgtaatgccagcattttgggaggccaaggtgggtggagcacttgaggtcaggagtttgagaccatcctggccaacatggtgaaaccccgtctctactaaaactacaaaaattagccaggtgtggtggcacgcgcctgtagtaccagcgacttgggaggctaagacaggagaatcgcttgaacctgggaggtgcaggttgcagtgaccctgagatcacgccactgcactccagcctgggcgacagagcaagactatctaaaaaaaaaaaaaaagtaagtgtataaatgtaggttttttgtttcttgttggtttgttttaCAATGGGGATGcttagtttcctttttaaatacatttatttacatgaaaaaattatGTCAGTCAAAATAGTGAGTACATAACTGTGTGCAGACATTATCTGGTTGTGGTAAAACTCGTTACCTCTCTGGGTCATGCTTCTGTTTTCACTGTGTTTGCAGCAGCTTTTGCAAAAAGAAGAGAAGTCCCACTCACCTTGAGGTGCTGGATCATTTCCTCCAAAGGCACCTCTGTTATCAGACATATGTCCAGGGAGCCAGGAACCGGGTGAGCAGCTTTGGGTTCAAATTCCTTTCCCACCTCGTGGAGGTTAAATTTCTGGTCTCCAAAACACAGTGCTTTCCGGTCTTCCTACTTGGCGGGGAAGGGCAGAGACAACAGCCTAGAATTAAACCTCCAAGGTGAGTGTGAGATGAAGCCTTTCCACCCATCCCaacaaggttttaaaaaaataaaaactagaatgggGCTACTACACAACAACCTTTtgccccacccaagtctcattcCCTAGAGGCAAGTGTACGAGTTCATTTCTCCCTGAAATTATTTCCGTATCTCCAAATAGTGCTTATACCACCCAAGGCAGAGATAGGAATTTGCCTACCGAGTATACATTTCCcctttatttcttataaacaacagaaatttcagTGGGGTCAACTGTGTGCCCAACTTAAAAAACCTACATTTCCCAGCACGTCCGGAGGCCACGTTAGCTGGACTGGGTAATGAGATGCAGGCAGAGGTGTGGGTGGGGCTTCCGGGACCACTGTGCTGGCTCTTATTGCCCATTCACTTCCTCTTGCTTCCCAGCCACTGCCCATGACCTGACTACCTCTGGACTGGTTGTTCagtgagaggaaaagaaaactctGTCTTGTTTAACCCACAGTTAGTTAGTTGAGTTTTCTCCTATGTGCCTCCAAAGTCCCTAACTGATGCaccactgtttatttatttatttattattattttttgagacagagtcttgttctgttgcccaggctggagtgcagtggcacaattttggctcaccgcaacctccacattcctggttcaggtgattcttgtgcctcagcctccggagtagctgggactacagacgcacgccaccatgtccagctaattattatatttttagtagagatggggttttctatgttggccaggctggtctcgaactcctgacctcaggtgatctgcccacctcggcctcccaaagtactgagattacaggcgtgagccactgtggctggtcttttttttttttttttttttttgagacaggatcttgctctgttgcccaggcttcagggcagtgatcatggctcactgcagcctcaacctcccaggctcaagtaatcctgcagcctcagcctctgagtagcagggaccacaggcacaccccaccatgcctggctaatttttttattttttgtagagaccgggtctccccatgttgcccaggctggtctcgaactcctggctcaagtgatccccacctcaacctcccaaagtgctggcattacaggtgtgagccagtgtgcccagccgcATCACTATTTCTTGATTTAGCAACTTGAGATATTTCCTATCATCTCCCTGCTATGATAAATGAGAATTTAGCTCATTCACATTACTACCTCTTCCAACACAATTTGATTATcatttttagtttctcttttaGCTCCTTTACAATCTTTAAATAACCcacttgcatgtttattttatttatttaatttttttaagagacagagtctcgttctgtcacccaggctggaatgcaatggtgcaatcatggctcactgcagccttgacttcctggcctcaagcaatcctgcctcagcctcctgagtagctgggattacaggtgcgcaccaccatgcctggctaattataaaacttttttttttttttttgtggagacaatagtctcagtatgttgcacaggctggactccaactcctgagctcaagcgatcctcctgcctcatcctctcaaagtgttgggattgcaggcatgagccactacgcctggctgcaagtttatttttgtagatcaACTACAGACTAACTCACAGCCCTGCCATGTTCTTCATGGCTCCTCCCTCTCCTGGACCTCTCAAcatgtgccattttttttttctttttctatctcttttataTCACTATGAATGATACCACATCCATTCAAtcagaaaatgactttatttcacttttcttttttttttttttttttttttttgagacagagtctcgctctgttacccaggctggagtgcaatggtgagatcttggctcactgcaacctctgcctcctgagttcaagcgattctcctgcctcagcctcccgagtagctgggactacaggcgcaagccaccatgcttgggtaatttttgtatttttagtggagatagggtttcagcatgttgtccaggctggtcttgaactcctgacttcaagtgatccacccatctcagcctctcaaagtgttgggattacaggtgtgagccaccacgtctggccgattttatttcacttttggaCTTGAAGATAGTTTGGCTCAGTGTACAATTGTAGGTTGCAGCTTATTTTCCCATAGCCTTTTAAATATGTTGCTTCATTGTCTTCCCCAAATGTGGTGTTGCTGTTAAGAAGTCTGATGTTCATCtgcattttctattatttggttGGTGATACATCCATCTTCCACTACTGCAGCTTTAGGATTTTTCTTAATCCGaatgttctgaaatttcactCCATTGTGTCCAAGTACAGAGGTTGAGGCATCATACACCTCGTTGTCACCATTGGCCCACGCAAGGACtatctcttgttttatttatctttttctcttcattctccaTTCCCATCTCTACCTTAAGCAACCATTATAATGTGTTTGATGTGTATCCTTGGGTTTTCATAAATTGCTGTAAAAAGTGTGTTactgttttatgtgtgtgtattgtaAAGGGTAGCATGCTGTAGACCtgattgtttcttcatttttcactcAGCACGTTCTTTTCAAGACCCATTCATGTTGCTGTGTACACATCCAGTCTGATGTTGCATAATACTACATTTCTGCATAAGGTTCCATGTTAGATTTAACATTTTTACCCAAATagaaaaaattggccagatgtggtggcacgtgcctacagtctcagctactcaggagggtgaggcaagagaagcacctgagtccaggaggttcaggctgtggtgagccatgatcgcaacactgcagtccagcctgggcaacagagcgagaccatgtctaaaaaaatttttcttctcctgtttGTGATTCCTCGAGCCCTTTCTATTTaagttatatgtgtgtgtgtgtgggggggggggaggTGTTCATGTGTACTTAATTGTTTTAGAGCGGTTTTAGGTCCACAGCAAAAGTGAACAGAAGGTATAGGGATATATACACCTTGCCCCCACatatgcacagcctcccccacttcttttacttagtaataggcacttaagtttcctccatgtcttttcatggattgatagtccatttattttatttaattaatttatctatttgagacagagttttgctctgtcacccaggctggagtgcaatggcgcaatcttggctcactgcaacctctgcctcctgggttcaagtgattttcctgcctcagcctcctgagtagctgggattacaggcacccgccaccatgcctggctaatttttgtatttttagtggagatggggtttcaccatgttggccaggctggtctcaaactcctgactcaggtggtccacccgcctcagcctcccaaagtattgggattacaggcgtgagccaccgcacctggcagataatccatttatttttatcactgaataatatttcattgtctggatgtgccACAGTTGATATAGCCATTCACTTACTGAAGCACATCTTAggcattttttgctttctttgcaTTTGCCTTTTTTGAAGTTGTTCCAAATTCTCAAGGATAGTTCAATCTCTGGAAACCTCTTTTTTCCCTTGGATCTGTCTTTCCTGGGGTCTTTCTTACACCTGTACCAAACTGGACTGATTGTTCTCTAAGTGCCTTTCTGGGATCCTCCTCTTGGGATCTGTTGTGGCCTGACTTCCATATTCTGAGattagtcatcttttttttttgaaatggagtcttgctttgtcacccaggctggagtgcagtggtgcaatctcggctcactgcaacctctgcctcccagaatgctgggattacaggcatgagccaccgtgcccggccagtccCCCATTTTGATATAGCATACCCTTAAGTAATTTTCAAAGCAAGTGGGAAATTTTCTAAGACTTCGCATGActaaaaatgcttttattctacatttacctttttgtttgtttggttggtttttttttatacagtcttgctctgtcactcagactagatagtgctgtggtgcaatctcggctcactgcaacctctgcctcccaggctcaagcaattctcatgcctcagcctcccaagtagctgggattacaggcgtgcaccagcatgcatggcaaatttttgtatttttagtagagacgaggttttgctatgttggtcaggctggtctcaaactcctgacctgaagtgatccacccacctcggcctcccaatgtgctgggattacaggcatgagccaccacacctggcccctacATTTACCTTTGGTTAATAGTTTGGTTGGACATAGAATTCTAGGTGGAAATTTTTCCCCTCAGAGTCTTGAAGGTGTCCTTTTATCTTTTGGTCTCTGGTGTCTTGGAAAATctgatatttgtttgtttgtttttttcctttgtagatAATCTACTTTTTAATCTCTATGAAAGCTCTTAGCATCTACTTTTTCAGTTTGATGTTCTATAATTTCATAAGGATCCATTTAAGTGTCAACATGCTGGATACTTGGTTAACCTTTTTCATGTGGCGACTGCAGAGTTCTCTTGTATTGTTTCTATGATaatttcctcctctcctttttctccattGTCTCTCTGGAAGCCCATATATTCAATCTGGAATCTCCTCTATTGatctctttatattttctctcaGATTTCCCGTGGTTTTCCTTTTAGAGTTAAGTTATATGTTAAAGTGTTATCAACAAATTTTAGCCCACCTGAATTTTGGCATTTGGGAAAGTGGTTACCTTAAAAGTCACGACCTCCATGCCCAGGATCTTGGAATAAAACTTGGTGGTGTCTTTGATGCTCTTCACCGTCATCACGATGTGGTCAAGTCTACGGATAAGACATGGGGGAGGGGTCTGACTGCTGTCCCTCCacgactaaaaaaagaaaaaaaagtcagaggaGACCACATTGCCACTTGTCACGCCCGTGTTTTCTTCTCCTTACCTCCCCCTACCTCCCCAATTACTCTACTTCCTCCTCACCCTCTTTCAAGGGGAAAGGCCTGAGAGAATACTTATTGGTAGAGTCTTACTGCCCATGTGTGGATTCACGAGAGCCCACCTGTCTGCCATGGCCACTCTCCACTGTTTTCttgttccctttcttttctttttttccttttttttttttttttgagacagagtctcactctgttgcccaggctggagtgcagtggcacaatctcagctcactgcaacctccgcctcctggcttcaagcgattctcctgcctcagcctcctgagtagctgggactacaggtgtgcgccaccatgcccagctaatttttgtatttttagtagagacagggtttcaccattttgatcaggctggtctcaaactcctgacctgaagtgatctgcctgccttggcctcccagagtgctgggattacaggggtgagccactgcacctggccttcttgttccctttctcctcttccagAAGTGAAGATTAGTGGAGTGGAGACCAAGACAATGCCCTCCCTGTTTTCCCCTAAATAGAATTCATCTCTTTTCCAAGAAGTGACAAGACACAGAGGAGGCCCAGTTCCGTGAATTGGCCAATTTTACCCAGCCCCCTCCTTTCTCATTCTGCAGCTTCAGTCACAGAGAACAGGACAAGAAGGGGGCATCTCAGAAGAAATGAAGGCTTCTGGGCATGCGTGTTTACAGATCCACCTTGACACCCAGAGGGAGGACTACTACCACCCCTTCCACTTTCCCGCTGTCAGCACACTTCCCATCAGATCTTTCTCTTGACTTGAATTATTTAGTAATTTGTGTATTTACAGTATCTCTGCTACAGGATTATAAAGCACCTGTGGTCTGGCACTATAAGCAATGGAGTATAGTGCTTAAAAGAATAGATTCTGGCGGTGgcgcctggaatctcagcactttgggaggctgaggcaggcagatccctagaacccaggagtttgagatcagcctgggcaacacagtgagaccctgtatctacaaaaaaatacaaaaattagctaggttgGGGGACGCTCACGTGTAGTTCCGGTTACTtgggggcctgaggtgggaggatcacttgagcctgggaccAGAGATTGCAATGATCTATGATCACGCAACCagactcctgggtgacagagcaagaccatgtctcaaaaaataaataaataaataaataaaaataaaagattctggagccagactgacatttaaataatttctctaatttctctgtgccttggtttccccttCTATAAAATGAGCATGATTTTATACATATAGGAGTATtgtgagagtttttaaaaagtagtttttaagGGCATAGAATAATGCCCGATACATATCAAGTGCTATAAAAggattgatgatgatgatgtgtaGTTATCTTCTTAAAATCTAGACTCAGTTACAatgacccccatctctacagtcTCATCCATTGCTCTTGAACTCCAATCTACACTGTCCTTTTTCCTGTTCCTCATAAGGACCACCCTTGTACCTTTCATttcagggcctttgcagatgGTAATGCCTGTCTCCCtgactagaatgtaagcttcataaGAGCAGGggcttctgtttgttttgttcccCACTCTTTCCCAAACAACTGGTTCAAtcatatttgttcaataaataaatatctactgGAACAACTAGggacagtgcttggcacaaagtCTGACtaatttctattctgttctattcgaTTCAATTGGATTCCATTCTACcctttgctattttattattttctattccacTGCGTTTAGTTCCATTGAAACCAGCCCATTTTAAACAATTGATTTCACTGAgctccagctaaaaaaaaaatcctgtaccATTCTATTTTCCTGAGCGGAGGAGGCATTAGCGAAGTTGCTGAGTTCTGCTCTCCCAGTGGATACAAAAGATCCACATGGACATAGGAActgtagaaagagaaaatgacCAACATTTTGGCTCCATTGAAAATAAAGTCAtatgttgaaaaaaattttattaactttcttttttaattccctttttgagacagggtcttgctttgttgcccagcctggagtacagtggcatgatcacagctcactgcagcctcaacctcctggactcaagcaatcctcctacttcagcctccctagtagctgggattacaggtgtgtgccaccatgcccaactattttttgttttcttttttcatttttttgtagaggtgagggctcactgtgtttcccaggctggtcttgaactcttgggctcaagcgatcctccctcctcagcctcccagagtgttgggattacaggcatgagccactgcacccagcccttattAACCTTCTAACATCTATAGAATCTGTCACAATACCCTATTTACTTTCCTGATAATTGGCAatctatatattttctcttaatttctcgAGATAAAATAGacattgctaatattttattattctgttcaaagaatcaacttttgaCATTGTTGGCTTTattgtatgtttgttttctatttcaccaGTTTCTGCTGttataatttctttccttctactgtCTTAGGTTCCATTTACCATTCTTTTCCCAGTTTCTTGATAGGGAAGCTCAGGTCATTGATTTTCaacttttctacttttctgatcTATGCATTTAGAACTATAGATTTTCCCTAAGCACTGCTTTGGCCACATCCGTATCATTTTGATAGTCTATTGGAAATAAACTCCACCTATTCCTCCCATTATTCAGTTCCCTGCCAGCTCAGATTCACTCCCCAGATCCTGCTTTGTGGACTCGGAGCTCCATCCTTGCAAATTCAAGGATGAGCAGGGATGGCTCTCTTCAAGAACAGGAAGGCCAGCGTGGCTCAGAACCCAAGAGTGAGTAAGAGATGagtgggaggacaaggcagggtCTGGATCCTGCGGGGTCTTGGAGGTGAAGTTACAAAGCCTGCTTTATAAAATGATGATCAAGACATAGTCATCACACAAAGgactgagtgcggtggctcacacctgtaatcctagcactttgggaggctgaggtgggtggattacatgaggtcaggagtttgagcctggcctacatggtgaaatcctgtctctattaaaaatacaaaaattaggtgggcatggtggtgtgcgcctgtaatcccctattagggaggctgaggcagaagaattgctcgaacctgggaggcagaggttgcagtgacctgagatcgcactgctgcactccaccctgggcagcaagagcaaacctcggtctcaaaaaaaaaaaaaaaaaaaaaggcatagtaATCACACAaggcttactgtgtgccaagccctGTTTTACACACTCTACAAAAATGTAATCCATTTCATTTCTCACCACAACCTATAAAATCCCTATAGTCAGAGTACCCGGAACACCATGTCCTTCCTCCTTTGGCCTCCTCCACAGGGAATGGTTCTGTCTTCCTACAGGGTCCTCTTCAAGGTCCCCTTCAGGTTGCCAGGGGCCTCTGAATTCCTCTCCTAAAGCTCAAGGTCAgtgctgtgtttcttttttttttttttttttgagacggagtctcgctctgtcgcccaggctggagtgcagtggccggatctcagctcactgcaagctccgcctcccgggttcacgccattctccggcctcagcctcccgagtagctgggactacaggcgcccgccacctcgcccggctagttttttgtatttcttaatggagacggggtttcaccctgttagccaggatggtctc
The sequence above is drawn from the Theropithecus gelada isolate Dixy chromosome X, Tgel_1.0, whole genome shotgun sequence genome and encodes:
- the GLOD5 gene encoding glyoxalase domain-containing protein 5, yielding MLRHLPSRLPVKMWGRILEKQSWRDSSQTPPPCLIRRLDHIVMTVKSIKDTTKFYSKILGMEVVTFKEDRKALCFGDQKFNLHEVGKEFEPKAAHPVPGSLDICLITEVPLEEMIQHLKAFDVPIEEGPVPRTGAKGPIMSIYFRDPDRNLIEVSNYISS